A part of Sparus aurata chromosome 19, fSpaAur1.1, whole genome shotgun sequence genomic DNA contains:
- the LOC115570250 gene encoding zinc finger BED domain-containing protein 1-like, which yields MEPHIRCIAHTLNLSSQKALKVETVSALLVKIRKLVKKFHKSPKACEALHEVQAQLKLKHHKLVHDVSTRWNSSLDMMERSWEQQAAVTLTTRKMKSRGRGESLPSLTEEDITLMPEVIKLLTPLKTATKCLSEETSPTISIIAPTLAKLQGHFDPVDSDLLVISEMKDRFRQDFSTHYTYIQDFLWKASALDPLFKALEFLNDDHIRNTVYLGITAEVENMADEDGRMNEGQATNPEDEQSSQREEEEEEEEKDDDPEPPIKKSALDLMFGGFSTPRAQKKSSRERAKEETAKYRGRDCLDLYGDVLQWWKEQVDLPLLSKLARTYLSIPATSVPSERVFSTAGDIVTAQRSLLLPEHVDQLIFLKKNLKLSHMR from the exons ATGGAGCCTCACATCAGATGCATCGCTCACACTCTAAATCTGTCCTCCCAAAAAGCTCTCAAGGTTGAAACTGTTTCAGCACTCCTGGTTAAAATAAGAAAACTTGTAAAAAAATTTCACAAAAGCCCCAAAGCTTGTGAGGCTCTGCATGAGGTGCAAGCCCAGTTGAAACTAAAACACCACAAGTTGGTTCATGATGTCTCCACGAGGTGGAACAGTTCCTTGGACATGATGGAGCGTTCGTGGGAGCAACAGGCTGCTGTGACTTTGACAACAAGGAAGATGAAGTCAAGGGGTCGAGGAGAGAGCCTGCCCAGCCTCACTGAGGAGGACATTACCCTGATGCCGGAGGTCATCAAGCTGCTCACACCCCTGAAAACAGCAACCAAGTGTCTCAGTGAAGAAACAAGCCCCACTATTTCCATCATCGCTCCAACACTGGCAAAACTACAGGGGCATTTTGACCCTGTTGACAGTGACCTGCTAGTCATCTCTGAGATGAAGGATAGGTTTAGACAGGACTTCAGCACCCATTACACATACATTCAAGACTTCCTCTGGAAAGCCTCAGCGCTCGATCCCCTCTTCAAGGCACTGGAATTCCTGAATGATGACCATATTAGGAACACCGTATACCTGGGGATAACAGCCGAAGTGGAGAATATG GCAGACGAAGATGGCAGGATGAATGAGGGACAGGCAACCAACCCAGAGGATGAACAGAGCTCccaaagagaggaggaggaagaagaagaggaaaaag ATGATGACCCAGAGCCTCCCATTAAGAAGTCAGCATTGGACCTGATGTTTGGAGGTTTCTCCACTCCAAGagcacagaagaagagttcaaGAGAAAGAGCTAAGGAGGAAACTGCCAAGTACAGGGGGAGGGATTGTTTAGATTTGTATGGTGATGTGttgcagtggtggaaagagCAGGTGGATCTCCCTCTTCTGTCCAAATTGGCCAGAACCTACCTTTCCATCCCGGCAACAAGTGTTCCCTCTGAACGAGTGTTCAGTACTGCTGGTGACATAGTGACTGCTCAGCGCAGTCTGCTATTGCCAGAACATGTAGACCAGTTAATATTTCTAAAGAAAAACCTGAAACTAAGCCATATGAGATAA